One genomic segment of Clostridium estertheticum subsp. estertheticum includes these proteins:
- a CDS encoding 5'-nucleotidase C-terminal domain-containing protein — translation MHKKNHQKLLSLVITLTLVLFNFNGLLGAQNVKADPIITSTAETVTTTGAKSTTVTATTNKTFDIVDISDFHGQLLDSTNKKPVGAALSKIVKDVKATNPDRTLIIGGGDLYQGTPVSNVLRGLPVQKVLTNMGMEVTALGNHEFDWGLDAIDKTMIGASYSIVCANMYKKGTSERPYAPYKIITKDGVKIAVIGAILKDAPNIIMPSLVAPYDFKDVATETNKEAKNIKDNGLADVVLLDVHDGGESLNTTVNKLHGVDAVFGGHTHTIGDVVNKDADNKDVPTLTASSVGKGYIDLKITVGNDKKIIAFSPKGTNWNPITVTETSAIDPTAKKIVDDASAALLPTFNEVIGKDDTALTKNQVDSPCGESQLGNWMADVVKNYSKSKAEVGIVNNGGIRLSPIAQGNVTVGTIFNIMPFDNTICTVAMTGAQLKYIFEQAVKTDGVGIQISGVKFTYDSSKQSYVPAKVALDGTVTPEVLGKRVQNIVKESDGSIVKDTDIIKVNAPDFVATGGDSFTGFLEPTIKASLVDSHYTVRDALNDDVRANGKITAVMNNRIDNVIGKISIIGTSDVHGAIYPLDYNTGLAANVGLAKVSTYVKSVRASNPNTMLIDAGDTIQGTPLSYYYDMIDTTSEYPMMKVMGAMGYDTWTLGNHEFNYGLTTLNRIIGDASKEKIAVLSANTYKSDDSNYVKPYIIKSFTINGKTTKVAVLGLTTKTIANWEDPTHYAGLHFNDLVLEAQKWVPIIKAAGADVVIASIHSGIKGASDTIPENQTDEVATKVPGIDAILCGHTHTGKTYSYTNPKGKVIPIVEPKNGDGIFSQIDLNIDASGNYVGVDAKNITMPEATVADPKILAIAKPYQDATLKYTNTVIGKSTELYEGEKQLTQPSTIMEFVNKVQANAAGTSLSIAAPLSLSAKVPKGDVKRQDIMGVYVFENYLFGLKMTGAQLKDWLEWSARYYAQVTKSTDPIVKDTILNIADYNLDQLYGATYDIDLTQPACTVDSKGKVISGSRIKNLKINGILVNDTQVLKVAVNNYRYNGGGGFMAAAGFTPGSKATIDATFYDSAKALGDDGQIRNIMFKYVQDKGTITPTLSNNWKISRTNVKQDASTDISSVPTAIKLVPSKNSVSISWSKVNGANGYGVYKATSSAGPYVLISAPKITKFNSTGLTSNKNYYYSIRSYKMVKGVKVNSPYSDLIRVKSLAS, via the coding sequence ATGCATAAAAAGAATCATCAAAAATTACTTAGTTTAGTAATAACATTAACATTAGTCCTATTTAATTTTAATGGGCTTTTGGGAGCCCAAAATGTAAAGGCAGATCCCATAATAACATCAACGGCTGAGACGGTAACAACAACAGGAGCAAAATCAACAACTGTAACAGCAACTACAAATAAAACATTTGATATAGTAGACATTTCAGATTTTCATGGACAACTTTTAGATTCAACTAATAAAAAACCAGTAGGCGCAGCACTATCAAAGATAGTTAAAGACGTAAAAGCTACGAATCCTGATAGAACACTCATCATTGGAGGAGGAGATTTGTACCAAGGAACTCCAGTATCTAATGTGCTTCGTGGACTTCCTGTTCAAAAGGTGTTAACGAACATGGGAATGGAAGTTACGGCCCTTGGTAACCACGAATTTGATTGGGGACTTGATGCTATAGATAAAACAATGATTGGCGCAAGTTACAGTATTGTTTGTGCTAATATGTACAAAAAAGGCACAAGTGAGAGACCTTATGCACCATACAAGATAATTACTAAAGATGGAGTCAAAATAGCAGTAATAGGAGCAATACTTAAGGATGCTCCAAATATAATTATGCCATCGTTAGTAGCACCTTATGATTTTAAGGATGTAGCTACAGAAACAAATAAAGAAGCTAAAAATATAAAAGATAATGGTTTGGCAGATGTTGTGTTATTAGATGTCCATGATGGTGGTGAATCACTTAACACTACAGTTAATAAATTACATGGAGTAGATGCAGTATTTGGTGGACATACACATACTATTGGCGATGTTGTAAACAAGGATGCTGATAATAAGGATGTTCCTACATTAACAGCATCATCAGTGGGTAAAGGTTATATTGATTTGAAAATCACTGTAGGGAATGATAAAAAAATCATAGCTTTCTCACCAAAAGGTACAAATTGGAATCCAATTACGGTAACGGAAACTTCCGCAATAGATCCTACAGCTAAGAAAATTGTTGATGATGCAAGTGCGGCATTATTACCAACATTTAATGAAGTGATTGGAAAAGATGATACTGCTTTAACTAAAAATCAAGTTGATTCACCGTGCGGCGAGTCACAACTTGGGAATTGGATGGCAGACGTTGTGAAAAACTACTCAAAATCGAAAGCAGAAGTGGGAATAGTAAATAACGGAGGTATAAGATTAAGTCCAATTGCACAGGGGAATGTAACTGTTGGAACAATATTTAATATTATGCCTTTTGATAACACTATTTGCACGGTGGCAATGACCGGAGCACAGCTTAAATATATATTTGAGCAAGCGGTTAAAACTGATGGAGTAGGTATACAAATTTCTGGAGTTAAATTCACCTATGATTCTTCAAAACAATCATACGTACCAGCTAAAGTGGCTCTTGATGGAACAGTTACACCAGAAGTATTAGGAAAAAGGGTGCAAAATATAGTGAAGGAAAGTGACGGCAGTATTGTAAAAGATACAGATATAATTAAAGTGAATGCACCTGATTTCGTAGCAACAGGTGGAGACAGCTTTACTGGATTCTTAGAACCTACTATAAAAGCTAGTTTAGTAGATTCTCATTACACAGTTCGAGATGCTTTAAATGATGATGTTCGTGCTAATGGCAAAATTACAGCCGTAATGAACAATAGAATAGATAATGTAATTGGTAAAATATCAATAATAGGAACATCAGATGTACATGGAGCAATATACCCACTAGATTATAATACAGGACTTGCGGCAAATGTAGGACTTGCAAAGGTTTCAACATATGTTAAAAGTGTTCGGGCATCTAACCCTAATACAATGTTAATAGATGCTGGAGATACAATTCAAGGAACACCTCTATCATATTATTATGACATGATAGATACTACATCTGAGTATCCAATGATGAAGGTAATGGGAGCTATGGGATATGACACATGGACACTTGGTAACCATGAATTTAACTATGGATTAACAACTCTTAACAGAATTATAGGTGATGCCAGTAAAGAAAAGATAGCAGTATTATCAGCTAACACTTATAAATCAGATGATTCAAATTATGTTAAACCTTATATAATAAAGTCATTCACTATAAATGGTAAAACAACAAAGGTAGCAGTACTAGGACTTACTACTAAAACTATAGCAAACTGGGAAGATCCAACTCATTATGCAGGTCTTCATTTTAATGACTTAGTACTTGAAGCACAAAAATGGGTTCCAATAATAAAAGCAGCTGGGGCAGATGTTGTAATAGCATCAATTCACAGTGGTATAAAGGGAGCTAGCGATACAATTCCAGAGAATCAAACAGATGAAGTAGCAACGAAGGTTCCGGGAATTGATGCTATTCTTTGTGGGCATACACATACAGGTAAAACTTATTCTTATACAAATCCAAAAGGAAAAGTAATACCTATAGTTGAACCAAAGAATGGTGATGGAATCTTTAGTCAGATAGATCTCAATATTGACGCGAGTGGTAATTATGTAGGGGTAGATGCAAAGAATATTACAATGCCGGAGGCTACTGTAGCTGATCCTAAAATACTTGCAATCGCAAAGCCATACCAAGATGCTACACTTAAATATACAAATACAGTAATAGGAAAATCAACAGAATTATATGAAGGAGAAAAACAATTAACCCAGCCTTCAACAATAATGGAATTTGTAAATAAAGTGCAAGCAAATGCAGCAGGTACATCGCTTTCAATAGCAGCTCCATTAAGTTTATCTGCAAAAGTACCAAAGGGAGATGTTAAAAGGCAAGATATCATGGGAGTATATGTTTTTGAAAACTACTTATTTGGATTAAAAATGACTGGAGCTCAGCTTAAAGATTGGCTTGAATGGTCAGCAAGATACTATGCCCAGGTGACAAAATCCACTGATCCAATAGTAAAAGACACAATACTTAATATAGCAGATTATAATCTTGACCAATTATATGGTGCAACGTATGATATTGACTTAACGCAGCCAGCTTGCACCGTAGATTCAAAAGGAAAAGTAATCAGTGGAAGTAGAATAAAGAATCTAAAAATTAATGGAATACTAGTTAATGACACTCAGGTATTAAAAGTAGCGGTTAACAATTATAGATATAATGGTGGCGGTGGTTTTATGGCAGCTGCTGGATTTACACCTGGAAGTAAAGCTACAATAGACGCGACTTTTTATGATTCAGCAAAAGCTCTAGGAGATGATGGACAAATCAGAAACATTATGTTCAAATATGTTCAAGATAAAGGAACGATAACACCTACGTTATCAAATAATTGGAAAATATCAAGGACTAATGTTAAGCAAGATGCTTCAACTGATATTAGTTCTGTACCAACAGCAATAAAACTAGTACCATCAAAAAATAGTGTTAGTATTAGCTGGAGTAAAGTAAATGGGGCAAATGGGTATGGGGTTTACAAAGCAACATCAAGTGCCGGTCCATACGTCTTAATATCAGCACCAAAGATTACAAAGTTTAATAGTACTGGTCTTACTTCAAATAAAAATTATTACTATAGTATAAGATCATATAAGATGGTAAAAGGAGTTAAAGTAAATAGCCCTTATTCAGATTTAATAAGAGTAAAATCTTTAGCATCATAA
- a CDS encoding type II toxin-antitoxin system prevent-host-death family antitoxin: MPNIKPISDLRNYNEVLKDCQNGEPVFLTKNGRGKYVVVDIEEYERQQTILKLLTKLNEAEEVIKTGNEWQTLNDLKNSVGV, encoded by the coding sequence ATGCCAAATATAAAGCCAATATCAGATCTAAGAAATTATAATGAGGTTTTAAAGGATTGCCAAAATGGTGAACCAGTGTTCCTTACTAAAAATGGAAGAGGTAAGTATGTTGTTGTTGATATAGAAGAGTATGAGAGACAACAAACAATTCTGAAGCTGCTTACAAAATTAAATGAAGCTGAAGAAGTTATTAAAACAGGAAACGAATGGCAGACATTAAATGATTTGAAAAATAGCGTGGGGGTTTAA
- a CDS encoding glucosaminidase domain-containing protein translates to MNKRITSSIIAALMIAGSTSITTFAAMGSGSVVIGNKAFDLTYANNQANANEISSAITAGGEVYIKDFEGNWKNNISESIINANIIPAVTYKNDDGTSNFDAGDKDHMAIITVQSVSPIANKNAIYGANATNVGLPTTVTLKLSDNTTKDVSVTWTSSTYDGTKTATYIFTGVYALPSGVTGTKPAVKVNVVVGVKPNAADIASAKAVDTKIIALPALSALTLANKTGVVAVRNAYASITSAQKLLVTKLSTLVAAEGKIADLQANADEKIAESAVETAVSIAEKSKMNVDVTKANGLIQSVKNATKQAEFSERISNINILDEIVSKGNNTFKLTPYNISLDDFISKEMANTPAASIGGKWLYAATKDGKLGYTSEGNKTWVSSPTNYNSIKNQLTSNINPINLENDPVKIYQFLELNYSDCVSADVLNKMFGENNALSGKGQVFIDAAQKSNVNPLYLAGHSILETGHGTSLLANGGTKKATGEYTYGMPVYNLFGIGAIDSNANGAGTSKAFENGWTDIDSAIYGGAAFISKKYINKGQNTIYKMRWNNLDVDQQYATDVSWANSQTKIIKQYFDLCPEAKLTFDIPVYK, encoded by the coding sequence ATGAATAAGAGAATTACGAGTTCAATTATTGCTGCTTTAATGATAGCAGGTTCAACATCCATTACTACATTTGCAGCAATGGGAAGTGGCAGTGTAGTTATAGGTAACAAAGCTTTCGACTTAACGTACGCTAATAATCAGGCAAATGCTAATGAGATTTCTAGTGCAATAACAGCTGGTGGAGAAGTTTATATTAAAGATTTTGAAGGAAATTGGAAAAATAATATTTCAGAATCAATAATTAATGCAAATATTATACCAGCTGTAACTTACAAAAATGATGATGGGACATCTAATTTTGATGCTGGAGATAAAGACCATATGGCTATAATAACAGTTCAATCTGTTAGTCCTATTGCTAATAAAAATGCAATATACGGGGCAAATGCTACAAATGTTGGACTACCAACAACAGTAACACTTAAATTAAGTGATAATACAACTAAAGACGTAAGCGTTACTTGGACAAGCTCTACTTATGATGGAACTAAAACAGCAACATACATATTTACTGGTGTTTATGCACTTCCAAGTGGCGTAACTGGAACAAAACCAGCTGTAAAAGTTAATGTTGTAGTTGGAGTAAAACCTAATGCAGCTGATATAGCTTCTGCAAAAGCAGTAGATACTAAAATAATAGCATTGCCAGCATTAAGCGCTTTAACATTAGCAAATAAAACAGGCGTAGTAGCAGTGAGAAATGCTTATGCATCAATAACTAGCGCACAAAAACTTTTAGTTACAAAACTTAGTACACTAGTAGCAGCAGAAGGTAAAATAGCGGATCTTCAAGCAAATGCAGATGAAAAAATAGCAGAATCTGCGGTAGAAACAGCAGTAAGCATTGCTGAGAAATCAAAAATGAATGTCGATGTTACTAAAGCAAATGGACTTATACAATCAGTTAAGAATGCTACAAAGCAGGCAGAATTTAGTGAGCGAATATCTAACATTAATATATTAGATGAAATAGTATCAAAGGGAAATAATACATTTAAATTAACACCTTATAATATTTCTTTAGATGATTTTATTAGCAAGGAAATGGCAAATACTCCAGCAGCTAGTATTGGCGGCAAGTGGCTTTATGCGGCAACAAAAGATGGAAAACTCGGGTATACATCAGAAGGTAACAAGACATGGGTAAGTTCTCCAACAAATTACAATAGCATTAAAAATCAACTTACAAGCAATATAAACCCAATAAATTTAGAAAACGATCCAGTTAAAATTTATCAGTTTTTAGAACTTAATTATTCTGATTGTGTAAGTGCTGACGTATTGAACAAAATGTTTGGAGAAAATAATGCATTAAGTGGCAAAGGTCAAGTATTTATTGATGCAGCACAAAAATCTAATGTAAATCCCTTATATTTAGCAGGTCATTCAATACTAGAAACAGGACATGGTACTTCACTTTTGGCAAATGGTGGTACAAAAAAAGCTACTGGCGAGTACACTTATGGTATGCCTGTATATAATTTGTTTGGAATTGGTGCAATTGATAGTAATGCGAATGGAGCTGGGACAAGCAAAGCATTCGAAAATGGCTGGACAGATATAGACTCTGCGATATATGGAGGAGCAGCATTTATTTCAAAAAAATATATAAATAAAGGTCAAAATACGATTTATAAAATGAGATGGAATAATTTGGACGTTGATCAGCAATATGCAACAGATGTTAGCTGGGCAAATAGTCAAACAAAAATTATTAAACAATATTTTGACTTATGTCCCGAGGCTAAGTTAACATTTGATATTCCAGTTTATAAGTAA
- a CDS encoding MucBP domain-containing protein yields the protein MNKLKGILVLILMFVMLSISASAVELDKYSVPDFSIMIGNKLYTLDYANDQKKEVEITKAVTENAGDIYIKTTGSEWLNNSSGKVVEVSMINKLEVKTFNGVDVETQPSQSTEGNIIFKAVDVDTGLQLMDSVSRKGKVGSECVGYISVIEGYDFVLADTTFNGKFTSLDQTVMLRYKKKTIVVNNPPSVKITGLISGLTFKQGDRIYVLIEAVDEDKATTNVRVSLDGVEVGNSSIQCYILLNTETLGGHMVRINCSDKEGLAGVQQSLTYVVR from the coding sequence TTGAATAAACTCAAAGGAATTTTAGTCTTAATTCTAATGTTTGTCATGTTAAGTATTTCTGCAAGTGCAGTTGAACTGGATAAATATTCAGTGCCCGATTTTTCTATTATGATAGGGAATAAACTTTATACATTAGACTATGCTAACGACCAAAAGAAAGAAGTTGAAATAACAAAGGCTGTCACAGAAAATGCAGGTGATATATATATAAAAACTACGGGCAGTGAGTGGTTAAACAATTCGTCGGGAAAGGTAGTCGAGGTTAGTATGATAAATAAATTAGAAGTTAAAACCTTTAATGGTGTTGATGTTGAGACGCAGCCTTCGCAAAGTACAGAGGGAAACATAATATTTAAGGCAGTAGATGTTGATACTGGTTTACAATTAATGGATTCAGTTTCTAGAAAAGGTAAGGTTGGTAGCGAGTGTGTAGGTTACATAAGTGTAATTGAAGGGTATGATTTTGTTTTGGCAGACACTACCTTTAATGGTAAATTTACGAGCCTTGATCAAACTGTTATGCTGAGATATAAGAAGAAGACAATAGTTGTGAATAATCCGCCTAGTGTTAAGATAACTGGGTTAATATCTGGGTTAACGTTTAAACAAGGTGATCGTATATACGTGTTAATAGAAGCGGTAGATGAAGATAAAGCAACAACAAATGTAAGAGTATCTTTGGATGGGGTAGAAGTGGGCAATTCTAGCATTCAGTGTTACATTTTATTAAATACAGAAACATTAGGTGGGCATATGGTAAGAATAAATTGCAGTGATAAAGAAGGGTTAGCTGGTGTGCAGCAATCGCTTACCTATGTTGTTAGGTAA
- a CDS encoding type II toxin-antitoxin system RelE/ParE family toxin translates to MVVNIRINPLATTDLKEIKKYISEDSIEAGIKTVKEIIDKIETLADYPEMGVMLMYKIRLKSKYRYIISGQYIIFYIYEQSLVSIQRILHGKRDYMSLLNDHE, encoded by the coding sequence ATGGTAGTTAACATTAGAATTAACCCTTTAGCCACAACTGATTTGAAGGAAATAAAAAAATATATATCTGAAGATAGTATTGAAGCAGGAATAAAAACTGTTAAAGAAATTATTGATAAGATTGAAACCTTAGCAGATTATCCAGAGATGGGAGTTATGTTAATGTACAAAATAAGACTTAAGAGTAAGTATCGATATATTATTTCTGGTCAATATATTATTTTTTATATTTATGAGCAGAGTTTAGTATCAATTCAACGAATTTTGCATGGAAAGAGAGATTATATGTCATTATTAAATGACCATGAGTAG
- a CDS encoding DegV family protein yields MDKIALITDTTSDLRSDLIEKYSINVLPFRIIYSDREYLDNVDITPQDVYDNMKTEVPTSSLPSMKDMEELFLKLEEEGYTHAIAITLSTGLSGIYNAMKLTSDNHPSIITHVCDSQSIALGEGLIVTECGKLIQEGKSFEEVVKAIPSIKKRIHLYFLVGTLEYLKKGGRIGKVAGTIAELLNIKPIISLDEDGKYCTVEKVRGRKQSLNKLIELTNKILDEKKCRVYMLHGDAMDETKQVMEKIGKHPNAISTEFVGYISPVSGVHSGPGLVGMVCIEEP; encoded by the coding sequence TTGGACAAGATAGCGCTTATAACAGACACTACAAGCGATTTGAGAAGTGACTTAATAGAGAAATACAGTATTAATGTATTGCCCTTTAGGATTATCTATTCTGATAGAGAGTATTTGGATAATGTGGATATAACACCACAGGATGTTTATGATAATATGAAGACAGAAGTACCTACATCCTCATTGCCATCAATGAAGGATATGGAGGAACTATTTTTAAAATTAGAAGAAGAGGGTTACACTCATGCGATAGCGATAACTTTATCTACTGGGTTATCTGGTATATATAATGCGATGAAACTTACAAGTGATAATCACCCAAGTATTATCACTCACGTATGTGATTCACAATCCATAGCACTTGGTGAAGGATTAATAGTTACAGAGTGTGGAAAGCTTATACAAGAAGGTAAGAGTTTCGAGGAAGTAGTTAAAGCTATTCCATCTATTAAAAAAAGAATCCATTTATACTTCTTAGTAGGTACTCTGGAATACTTGAAAAAGGGTGGAAGAATAGGGAAAGTTGCAGGTACAATAGCTGAACTTTTAAATATCAAACCTATAATTTCACTTGATGAGGATGGTAAGTATTGTACCGTCGAAAAGGTACGAGGTAGAAAGCAGTCTCTTAACAAACTTATAGAACTTACAAATAAGATTTTGGATGAGAAGAAATGTAGGGTTTATATGTTGCATGGTGATGCAATGGATGAGACAAAACAAGTAATGGAGAAAATAGGAAAACATCCAAATGCTATTTCCACAGAATTTGTAGGATATATAAGTCCTGTATCAGGTGTTCATAGTGGACCAGGTTTGGTAGGAATGGTTTGCATAGAGGAACCTTAG
- a CDS encoding PadR family transcriptional regulator — MHRGTLDKKPTNEVSKENEIDIKDEEKRLYIEYKKKLSELRRVRKEKEAVGQVFTKGLLPLYVLYTLSLGETNGNDISHKIGERTNGHWIPSTGGIYPLLKKLEKEKLVVGEWNESKKAQRIYQITEQGRLELENKKYLLRDRIEEALEVFKIIYSDLYN; from the coding sequence TTGCATAGAGGAACCTTAGATAAAAAGCCTACTAACGAAGTAAGTAAAGAAAATGAGATAGACATTAAGGATGAGGAAAAGAGATTATATATTGAATACAAGAAAAAACTTTCTGAACTTCGAAGAGTTCGAAAGGAAAAAGAAGCAGTGGGTCAAGTATTCACAAAGGGGTTACTGCCTTTGTATGTGTTATATACTCTAAGCCTCGGAGAAACTAATGGAAATGATATATCTCATAAGATAGGCGAAAGAACAAATGGTCATTGGATTCCTAGTACAGGCGGAATATATCCTCTTTTAAAAAAGCTAGAAAAAGAAAAATTGGTAGTTGGAGAGTGGAACGAATCTAAAAAAGCACAAAGAATTTACCAAATCACAGAGCAAGGTAGATTAGAATTAGAAAATAAAAAATACTTGCTGCGTGATAGGATTGAAGAGGCTTTAGAAGTATTTAAAATAATTTATAGTGATTTGTATAATTAA
- a CDS encoding DUF4397 domain-containing protein, whose amino-acid sequence MNSYIRVLHASPKSPAVDVYINDMLKFKNLTYGTFTDYVEVISGDYNIKLYPAGTKLTPVLNKNIFVPKEKIYTAAAIGILPNIDLLLVLEPKVNNPSNNAYVKFTHLSPNAGAVDITLPDGKILFKNVKYKESTDYIEVAPGTYTLEARPTGTKTTALYVPNVRLKSQRFYTVYAIGLAEGNPGLQALIPLDGSSYLDFRED is encoded by the coding sequence ATGAATTCGTATATCAGAGTTCTTCATGCTTCCCCTAAATCCCCCGCTGTTGATGTATATATTAATGATATGTTAAAGTTCAAAAATCTTACGTATGGTACCTTTACAGATTATGTTGAGGTTATTAGCGGTGACTACAATATAAAATTGTATCCTGCTGGTACTAAACTCACGCCTGTACTTAATAAAAATATTTTTGTTCCGAAAGAAAAGATTTATACAGCCGCTGCAATTGGAATTTTGCCAAACATTGATTTGCTCTTAGTTTTAGAACCCAAAGTTAATAATCCTTCTAATAATGCTTATGTTAAATTTACTCACTTATCACCCAATGCAGGCGCTGTTGATATAACCCTCCCAGACGGTAAAATTCTTTTTAAGAACGTTAAATACAAAGAATCTACTGATTATATAGAAGTTGCACCTGGAACCTATACATTAGAAGCTAGACCTACAGGTACCAAAACTACTGCTTTATATGTGCCAAACGTAAGATTAAAATCTCAACGTTTTTATACCGTATATGCTATAGGTCTCGCAGAAGGCAACCCAGGCCTTCAAGCATTAATTCCACTAGACGGTAGTTCTTATTTAGATTTTAGAGAAGACTAA
- a CDS encoding PPC domain-containing protein, which translates to MRKKIITSLFILVFLIVQIIAPTNIAHAAITQTLTLGSTVTNDIVSSNDQDIYKVVLPTAGKLNIKMISSNNKINLNLKDDSGNQVLSYYPSLGNGNSSTTWSLPIDLKAGTYYFTVIKYVSDTVNYSIGVNFTGVTTDNVEPNNGPLTAQPLTLNADPLIGFIAANDDQDTYKFTLPISGRIDVKMISSIYGVNLNLNDNDGKQIFSNYVGSGSEQSPKTWTQLIDLNAGTYYLSVLKQGTSLLNNNSNTGKYNIRVNYTPVYSDDVEPNNGTLTAQPLNLNSNPIIGFIACNDDQNTYKITLPIDGKINLKMISSIYEVNANLADSDGNQIFSSRVRYGSDATPKTWSQSVYLKSGTYYFSALKQALGLLNNNLNTGKYTVAVTADGQPAQSSIPVSTLPVSSDAITISNNPVGTLDVVTLKNYLFTDGDKITIYSDAFSQKTIGSGTINSNQYRSTITTTEPLSQAGGYIYVTVTSLYKTESSRLGIQYNKKSAYTSTDLNSMPAGTVLIGTKSYTLEYANNSANSLEISNAIVNGGSIYVKNFSGNWIDNLTGKTVDPSNM; encoded by the coding sequence TTGCGTAAAAAAATTATTACATCATTATTTATATTAGTGTTTCTAATAGTGCAAATTATAGCACCAACTAATATTGCCCATGCAGCTATTACCCAAACTCTTACACTCGGTAGCACGGTTACTAATGATATTGTCTCATCTAATGACCAGGATATATATAAGGTCGTACTTCCCACAGCTGGTAAACTCAATATCAAAATGATTTCATCAAATAATAAAATAAATTTAAATTTAAAAGATGATAGTGGTAATCAAGTATTATCTTATTATCCAAGTTTGGGAAATGGTAATTCATCTACAACATGGTCCTTACCTATTGATTTAAAGGCAGGTACTTATTATTTTACTGTTATAAAATATGTTTCAGACACTGTAAACTATAGTATTGGGGTTAATTTTACAGGGGTTACTACCGACAATGTAGAACCTAACAATGGTCCACTAACTGCGCAACCATTAACTTTAAATGCAGATCCACTCATAGGATTTATAGCAGCCAATGATGACCAGGATACGTATAAATTTACACTCCCAATCTCTGGAAGAATTGATGTCAAAATGATTTCATCAATATATGGAGTAAATTTAAATTTAAATGATAATGATGGCAAGCAAATATTTTCTAATTACGTAGGTTCGGGATCTGAACAATCACCAAAGACATGGACACAACTTATTGATTTGAATGCAGGCACTTATTATTTAAGTGTTTTAAAACAAGGTACTAGTCTATTAAACAATAATTCAAATACAGGTAAATATAATATTCGCGTTAATTATACCCCTGTATATAGCGATGATGTAGAACCTAACAATGGCACCTTAACTGCTCAACCATTAAATTTAAATTCTAATCCAATCATTGGATTTATAGCATGTAATGATGACCAAAATACCTACAAAATAACGCTTCCAATAGACGGTAAAATCAATTTAAAAATGATTTCCTCAATTTATGAAGTAAATGCAAATTTAGCAGATAGTGATGGCAATCAAATATTCTCGTCACGCGTTCGTTATGGATCGGATGCAACTCCTAAAACATGGTCGCAATCTGTTTACTTAAAATCAGGCACTTATTATTTTAGTGCTCTAAAACAAGCTTTAGGCCTTTTAAACAATAATTTAAACACCGGAAAATATACTGTTGCAGTTACAGCAGATGGACAACCAGCGCAATCATCAATACCAGTTTCCACACTGCCTGTTAGTTCAGATGCAATCACAATTTCAAACAATCCAGTAGGAACCTTAGATGTTGTAACTTTAAAAAATTATCTATTCACAGATGGTGACAAGATAACTATATATTCAGATGCTTTTTCTCAAAAGACAATAGGATCAGGAACTATAAATTCAAACCAATATAGATCTACAATAACTACCACTGAGCCATTATCACAAGCGGGTGGTTATATATATGTAACAGTAACAAGCTTATACAAAACTGAAAGTTCAAGATTAGGCATTCAGTATAATAAAAAATCAGCTTATACTTCGACTGATTTAAATAGCATGCCTGCCGGAACTGTTTTAATAGGAACTAAATCTTATACCCTTGAATATGCTAACAATTCAGCTAACAGCTTAGAAATTAGTAATGCAATAGTTAATGGTGGTTCGATTTATGTTAAAAATTTCTCAGGAAATTGGATAGATAATCTTACAGGTAAAACTGTAGACCCAAGTAATATGTAG